One genomic window of Xanthobacter dioxanivorans includes the following:
- a CDS encoding DUF1476 domain-containing protein, translating into MTTFDKREEGFEKRFALDEETRFKAVARRNKKLGLWAAEKLGLSGEDAQAYAKEVVVADLHEAGDEDVFRKLRGDFDAKGVDVSDHQIRRNMDEFMAAAAAEVKAG; encoded by the coding sequence ATGACCACGTTCGACAAGCGCGAGGAAGGGTTCGAGAAGCGCTTCGCGCTCGACGAGGAGACCCGCTTCAAGGCCGTCGCCCGCCGCAACAAGAAGCTCGGCCTCTGGGCGGCGGAGAAGCTTGGTCTCTCGGGCGAGGACGCCCAGGCCTATGCCAAGGAAGTGGTGGTCGCCGACCTGCATGAAGCCGGCGACGAGGACGTGTTCCGCAAGCTGCGCGGCGATTTCGATGCCAAGGGCGTGGACGTGTCCGACCACCAGATCCGGCGGAACATGGACGAGTTCATGGCCGCTGCCGCCGCCGAGGTCAAAGCGGGCTGA
- the purC gene encoding phosphoribosylaminoimidazolesuccinocarboxamide synthase — translation MDFLNQRYIPMSRRRRIYEGKAKVLYEGPEPGTLIQHFKDDATAFNAKKHEVIDGKGVLNNRISEYIFSRLNDIGVPTHFIRRLNMREQLIREVEIIPLEIVVRNVAAGSISTRLGIEEGTQLPRSIIEFYYKNDALNDPLVSEEHITAFGWANTQEIDDIIALAIRVNDFLSGLFLGAGIRLVDFKMECGRLWENDMMRIVVADEISPDSCRLWDIKSNDKMDKDRFRRDMGGLVEAYSEVARRLGILMENDPTQGKGPVLVK, via the coding sequence ATGGATTTCCTCAATCAGCGGTATATTCCCATGAGCCGCCGCCGCCGAATCTACGAAGGCAAGGCGAAAGTCCTCTATGAAGGACCTGAGCCCGGCACACTCATTCAGCACTTCAAGGACGATGCCACGGCCTTCAACGCGAAGAAGCACGAAGTCATCGACGGCAAGGGTGTGCTGAACAACCGGATCTCGGAGTATATCTTCTCCCGGTTGAACGACATCGGGGTGCCGACCCACTTCATCCGCCGGTTGAACATGCGCGAGCAGCTCATCCGCGAGGTGGAGATCATCCCGCTGGAAATCGTGGTGCGCAACGTCGCCGCCGGCTCCATCTCGACCCGTCTCGGGATCGAGGAAGGCACCCAGCTGCCGCGCTCCATCATCGAATTCTATTACAAGAACGATGCGCTCAATGACCCGCTGGTGTCGGAAGAGCACATCACCGCGTTCGGCTGGGCCAACACCCAGGAAATCGACGACATCATCGCCCTGGCGATCCGCGTCAACGACTTCCTGTCCGGCCTGTTCCTCGGCGCCGGCATCCGTCTTGTGGACTTCAAGATGGAATGCGGCCGCCTGTGGGAGAACGACATGATGCGGATCGTGGTGGCCGACGAGATCAGCCCCGATTCGTGCCGGCTCTGGGACATCAAGTCCAACGACAAGATGGACAAGGACCGTTTCCGCCGCGACATGGGCGGGCTGGTCGAGGCCTACAGCGAAGTGGCCCGCCGGCTTGGGATTCTCATGGAGAACGATCCGACCCAGGGCAAGGGCCCGGTTCTGGTCAAGTGA
- the purS gene encoding phosphoribosylformylglycinamidine synthase subunit PurS, which produces MKARVIVTLKSAVLDPQGKAIEGALRSLGVSGVQSVRQGKVFDVELAGNDRAAAEGALKDACDKLLANTVIETYKVEFAE; this is translated from the coding sequence ATGAAGGCCCGTGTGATCGTCACCCTGAAATCCGCGGTGCTCGACCCGCAGGGCAAGGCCATCGAGGGCGCGCTGCGCTCCCTCGGCGTCTCCGGCGTGCAGAGCGTGCGCCAGGGCAAGGTCTTCGACGTGGAGCTTGCCGGCAACGACCGCGCCGCCGCCGAGGGCGCCCTCAAGGATGCCTGCGACAAGCTCCTCGCCAACACCGTCATCGAGACCTACAAGGTCGAGTTCGCGGAGTAG
- the purQ gene encoding phosphoribosylformylglycinamidine synthase subunit PurQ encodes MKPAVILFPGSNREQDAVRALRLVAGAKPQVVWHAEHELPNGTDLVVLPGGFSYGDYLRCGAIAARANIMDAVRAHAAKGGLVLGICNGFQILCEAGLLPGVLVRNARLRFVCREVRLRVERADTPFTKAYRKGDLIRVPVAHGEGNYTADEATIARLETEGRVAFRYARRDGQIDETDGPNGAINGIAGIYSEKFNVLGMMPHPENYIEPEIGPTDGRGLFESLAGALKAA; translated from the coding sequence ATGAAACCAGCCGTCATCCTCTTCCCAGGCTCCAACCGTGAGCAGGACGCGGTGCGCGCGCTCCGCCTTGTCGCCGGCGCCAAGCCGCAGGTGGTCTGGCACGCCGAGCACGAACTGCCGAACGGCACCGACCTTGTGGTCCTGCCCGGCGGCTTCTCGTATGGCGACTATCTCAGGTGCGGCGCCATCGCGGCGCGCGCCAACATCATGGATGCCGTCCGTGCCCATGCCGCAAAGGGCGGCCTGGTGCTGGGCATCTGCAACGGCTTCCAGATCCTGTGCGAGGCGGGGCTGCTGCCCGGCGTGCTGGTGCGCAACGCGCGCCTGCGCTTCGTCTGCCGCGAGGTGCGCCTGAGAGTGGAGCGGGCCGACACGCCCTTCACCAAGGCCTATCGCAAGGGGGATCTCATCCGCGTCCCCGTCGCCCACGGCGAAGGCAACTACACCGCCGACGAGGCGACCATCGCCCGGCTGGAGACCGAGGGCCGCGTCGCCTTCCGCTATGCCCGCCGCGACGGGCAGATCGACGAGACGGATGGACCCAACGGGGCCATCAACGGCATCGCCGGGATCTATTCCGAGAAGTTCAACGTGCTCGGCATGATGCCGCACCCTGAAAACTACATCGAGCCGGAGATCGGCCCCACCGACGGCCGTGGCCTGTTCGAGAGCCTCGCCGGCGCCCTGAAGGCGGCGTAA